In the Pseudomonas orientalis genome, one interval contains:
- the tssE gene encoding type VI secretion system baseplate subunit TssE yields MVTEIASRDRLQPSLLDRLTDDDPTNPKESADKRVLSLTQLKASVLRDLAWLLNTTSLLDADATLHTPAGTSVVNYGLPALAGNSVSSVDIKALEALIYQAIATFEPRILRHTLRVKARVGPGEMNHNALSFEIEGDLWAQPVPLRLLLQTDLDLESGHVRVVNADQRRRP; encoded by the coding sequence GTGGTAACTGAAATCGCTTCCCGCGACCGTCTGCAACCGTCCCTGCTGGACCGGCTGACCGACGACGACCCAACCAATCCCAAGGAAAGCGCCGACAAACGCGTGCTGTCCCTGACCCAATTGAAAGCCTCGGTACTGCGCGACCTGGCGTGGCTGCTCAACACCACGTCGTTGCTCGATGCCGATGCCACGCTGCACACCCCGGCCGGTACGTCGGTGGTCAATTACGGCCTGCCGGCGCTGGCGGGCAACAGCGTTTCCAGCGTGGATATCAAGGCGCTTGAAGCCCTGATCTACCAGGCTATCGCCACGTTCGAACCGCGCATCCTGCGCCATACCCTGCGGGTCAAGGCCCGTGTCGGCCCTGGCGAGATGAATCACAACGCGCTGAGCTTCGAGATTGAAGGCGACCTGTGGGCGCAGCCGGTGCCTTTGCGGCTGTTGCTGCAAACCGACCTGGACCTGGAATCCGGGCATGTGCGCGTGGTCAATGCCGACCAGCGGAGACGCCCATGA
- the tssG gene encoding type VI secretion system baseplate subunit TssG, giving the protein MESQARTASDPVSTLDAMHQEPWEYDFFQALRRIECESPDLPRLGHSLRLADDPLRLGQQADCTFAPATLASVDPGGDGKPARLEQFFFGLGGPNGPLPLHITEYVRERQRNNADSTSKQFLDVFHHRLLTLFYRAWAEARPTVSHDRPDDDYWSARLAALSGRGMPSLLNQGLIPDTAKLHYSGHLSAQTRYPDGLKAILSEYFGVPVAIEEYVGQWLELPERSRVGVSANRLGVDFCLGSHVWDRQHKFRIRLGPLKFADYMGMLPGHQPFNELVAWVAEYLGHELDWDLNLVLQQPEVPALQLNGQFRLGFNTWLGQPAHDANDLILARHYADHATTSRNPEHG; this is encoded by the coding sequence ATGGAAAGCCAAGCCCGGACGGCGTCCGACCCTGTGAGTACCCTGGACGCGATGCACCAGGAACCCTGGGAATATGACTTCTTCCAGGCGCTGCGGCGTATCGAATGCGAATCGCCGGACCTGCCGCGCCTGGGCCATTCCCTGCGCCTGGCCGATGACCCGCTGCGCCTGGGGCAGCAGGCCGATTGCACCTTCGCTCCGGCCACCCTGGCGTCGGTCGACCCGGGCGGCGACGGCAAACCGGCGCGGCTGGAGCAATTCTTCTTCGGCCTCGGCGGCCCCAACGGCCCGCTGCCGCTGCATATCACCGAGTACGTGCGCGAGCGCCAGCGCAACAATGCCGACAGCACCAGCAAGCAGTTCCTGGATGTGTTCCACCATCGCCTGCTGACCTTGTTCTACCGGGCCTGGGCCGAAGCGCGGCCGACGGTCAGCCATGACCGACCGGACGACGACTATTGGTCCGCGCGCCTCGCCGCCCTGAGTGGCCGCGGCATGCCCAGTTTGCTCAACCAGGGCTTGATCCCCGACACGGCGAAGCTGCATTACAGCGGCCACTTGTCGGCGCAAACCCGCTACCCGGATGGCTTGAAGGCCATCCTCAGCGAGTACTTCGGCGTGCCGGTGGCGATCGAAGAATACGTCGGCCAATGGCTGGAACTGCCCGAACGCAGCCGCGTCGGCGTGAGCGCCAACCGGCTGGGCGTGGACTTCTGCCTGGGCAGCCATGTGTGGGACCGCCAGCACAAATTCCGTATTCGCCTCGGGCCGCTCAAGTTCGCCGATTACATGGGCATGCTGCCAGGCCATCAGCCGTTCAACGAGCTGGTGGCCTGGGTGGCCGAGTACCTGGGCCATGAACTGGACTGGGACTTGAATCTGGTCCTGCAACAACCTGAAGTCCCGGCGCTGCAGCTCAACGGCCAGTTTCGCCTGGGTTTCAATACCTGGCTCGGCCAACCTGCGCATGACGCCAACGACCTAATCCTGGCGCGGCATTACGCCGATCACGCCACCACTTCAAGGAATCCAGAGCATGGGTGA
- the tssF gene encoding type VI secretion system baseplate subunit TssF has translation MNPRLLELYNQELHHVRESAAEFAKEYPKIASRLTLSGMDCADPYVERLLEGFAYLTARVQLKLDAEYPTFTHNLLEIAYPHYLAPTPSMTVVQLQTDPDEGSLASGFPLPRDTVLRAALGRETQTCCEYRTAHPVTLWPLQVSNAEYFGNPAAVLGRLAASEPKAKAGLRLTLRTGAELPFNSLDLDNLPLYLSGADEQPFRLYEQLLGNACAVFARKPGGDWVERLPQDALRSRGFDDADAAMPVVARAFQGYRLLQEYFALPHRFLFVEFAELSRAVKRCDGQELELIVLFDRHEPSLEGSVGAAQFLPFCTPAINLFPKRVDRIHLSDRVNEHHVIADRTRPMDFEIHSLSGITGHGTGPEQPFLPFYAVRDPSRYGRDQAYYTVRREPRVLSSDQRRNGPRSTYVGSETFVSLVDSRQAPYRHDLRQLGVTALCTNRDLPLFMTVGNGKTDFTLADSAPVLAVRCVAGPSRPRASHAHDAKAWRLISQLSLNYLSLSEQGQGAGALRELLRLYGDSNDAALQLQIEGLREVSSKAVTRRLPMPGPIVFGRGLEITLEFDENAFRGTGVFLLGAVLERFLARYVSINSFTETVIRTTERGEIMRWKAKPGRRPTL, from the coding sequence ATGAACCCGCGCCTGCTGGAGCTGTACAACCAGGAACTGCACCACGTGCGCGAAAGCGCCGCCGAGTTCGCCAAGGAATACCCGAAGATCGCCAGTCGGCTGACCCTGTCCGGTATGGACTGCGCCGACCCGTACGTCGAACGCTTGCTCGAAGGCTTTGCCTACCTCACCGCCCGCGTGCAGCTCAAACTCGACGCCGAGTACCCGACCTTCACCCACAACCTGCTGGAAATCGCCTACCCGCACTATCTGGCGCCGACGCCGTCAATGACCGTGGTGCAACTGCAGACCGACCCCGACGAAGGCTCCCTCGCCAGCGGTTTCCCCCTGCCCCGCGACACGGTATTGCGTGCCGCATTGGGCCGCGAAACCCAGACCTGCTGCGAGTACCGTACCGCGCACCCGGTGACGCTGTGGCCGCTGCAGGTGAGCAACGCCGAATACTTCGGCAACCCGGCCGCCGTGCTCGGCCGCCTGGCCGCCAGCGAACCGAAAGCCAAGGCCGGTCTGCGCCTGACCCTGCGCACCGGCGCCGAATTGCCGTTCAACAGCCTCGATCTGGATAACCTGCCGTTGTACCTCAGCGGCGCCGATGAGCAGCCGTTTCGCCTCTACGAACAACTGCTGGGCAACGCCTGCGCGGTGTTCGCGCGCAAGCCCGGGGGCGACTGGGTTGAGCGCCTGCCTCAGGATGCGTTGCGCTCACGCGGTTTCGACGATGCCGACGCGGCCATGCCGGTGGTGGCGCGGGCGTTCCAGGGCTATCGGTTGTTGCAGGAATACTTCGCCCTGCCCCACCGTTTCCTGTTTGTCGAATTCGCCGAGCTGAGCCGTGCGGTCAAACGTTGCGACGGCCAGGAGCTGGAGCTGATCGTGCTGTTCGACCGTCACGAACCCAGCCTTGAAGGCAGCGTCGGCGCGGCGCAATTCCTGCCGTTCTGCACGCCGGCGATCAACCTGTTCCCCAAGCGCGTGGACCGTATTCACTTGTCGGATCGGGTCAACGAACACCATGTGATCGCCGACCGCACACGGCCGATGGATTTCGAGATTCACTCCCTGAGCGGCATCACCGGCCACGGCACCGGGCCGGAGCAGCCGTTTTTGCCGTTTTATGCCGTGCGCGATCCCTCCCGTTATGGGCGTGACCAGGCCTACTACACGGTACGCCGCGAACCCCGCGTGCTGTCCAGTGACCAGCGACGCAACGGCCCGCGTTCCACTTATGTGGGCAGCGAAACCTTCGTCAGCCTGGTGGACAGCCGTCAGGCGCCGTATCGGCATGACCTGCGCCAGCTCGGCGTGACCGCGCTGTGCACCAACCGCGACTTGCCATTGTTCATGACCGTAGGCAATGGCAAGACCGACTTCACCCTGGCCGACAGCGCCCCGGTATTGGCCGTGCGCTGTGTGGCAGGCCCAAGCCGCCCGCGCGCCAGCCATGCCCATGATGCCAAGGCCTGGCGCCTGATCAGCCAGTTGTCGCTCAATTATCTGTCCTTGAGCGAACAGGGCCAGGGTGCCGGGGCCCTGCGCGAACTGCTGCGCCTGTACGGCGACAGCAACGACGCCGCCCTGCAATTGCAGATCGAAGGCCTGCGCGAAGTCAGCAGCAAAGCCGTGACCCGACGCCTGCCGATGCCCGGCCCGATTGTGTTCGGCCGGGGCCTGGAAATCACCCTGGAATTCGATGAAAACGCGTTTCGCGGCACCGGGGTGTTCCTGCTCGGTGCCGTACTGGAACGCTTCCTGGCACGCTACGTGTCGATCAACAGTTTTACCGAAACGGTGATCCGTACCACCGAACGCGGCGAGATCATGCGATGGAAAGCCAAGCCCGGACGGCGTCCGACCCTGTGA